One genomic region from Vitis riparia cultivar Riparia Gloire de Montpellier isolate 1030 chromosome 17, EGFV_Vit.rip_1.0, whole genome shotgun sequence encodes:
- the LOC117934522 gene encoding uncharacterized protein LOC117934522 yields MDRMLDYQERLKADIQLDSYDQAMGEFGSRIAIDSRTLRSPTSWWMRFGGSTPELQKFAIRVLSLTCSASGCERNWSTFESIHTKKRNRLEHQRLNALVYVRYNTRLRERSLQRKQNVDPILVEEIDSDDEWIAEKEDPLLPLDLCWLQDNELFSVDAIRAVSSNSQEIETSSDHMVSSHSYKRKHNEVPSTSGGKGKEKELNLTPIDEDEDLHEMGIHDSGHFPTIDTLDEDDDDLDDEDLS; encoded by the exons atggatAGGATGTTGGATTATCAAGAACGTTTAAAAGCTGACATTCAGTTGGACTCATATGACCAAGCAATGGGTGAATTTGGGAGTCGTATTGCAATTGATTCTCGAACATTAAGAAGTCCTACAAGTTGGTGGATGCGTTTTGGAGGTTCAACACCGGAGTTGCAAAAGTTTGCTATTCGAGTCCTTAGCCTTACTTGTAGTGCTTCGggatgtgaaagaaattggagcacatttgAGTCG atccatacaaaaaaaagaaatagacttGAACATCAAAGGTTGAATGCTCTAGTGTATGTAAGATACAACACTAGATTGAGAGAGCGAAGtctacaaaggaaacaaaatgttgATCCGATTTTGGTAGAGGAGATTGATTcggatgatgaatggattgcGGAGAAAGAAGATCCCCTCCTCCCCCTTGATCTTTGTTGGCTTCAAGATAATGAGTTATTCAGTGTTGATGCCATTAGAGCTGTTTCATCCAACTCCCAAGAGATTGAAACATCATCGGATCACATGGTTTCTTCACATTCCTACAAAAGGAAACATAATGAAGTACCAA GTACAAGTGGAGGCAAAGGCAAAGAGAAGGAGTTGAATTTGACAccaattgatgaagatgaagatttacATGAAATGGGGATACATGATAGTGGACATTTTCCTACTATTGATACattggatgaggatgatgatgacctTGATGATGAGGATTTAAGTTGA